A genomic window from Terrisporobacter glycolicus ATCC 14880 = DSM 1288 includes:
- a CDS encoding DUF3139 domain-containing protein yields the protein MKKYKAILVALIIGITGFIVYDNCFKPWNEAQKRIDRYMDKQKVSQDDIHKITKEKARKATYNGILYKVSYKDDPNYEYHYFYSDHYYALPINKVCLQIYDLSNDKKLLKNYEELSSVKYPPIELDRLK from the coding sequence ATGAAAAAATATAAAGCTATTTTAGTAGCATTAATTATAGGTATTACAGGATTTATTGTATATGATAATTGTTTTAAACCTTGGAATGAAGCACAAAAACGTATTGATAGGTATATGGACAAGCAGAAAGTTTCACAAGATGATATACACAAAATTACAAAAGAAAAAGCAAGAAAAGCAACTTATAATGGAATTCTTTACAAAGTATCTTACAAAGATGATCCAAACTACGAGTATCATTATTTTTATAGTGATCATTACTATGCTCTACCTATAAATAAAGTTTGCTTACAAATTTATGATTTAAGTAATGATAAGAAACTTTTAAAAAACTATGAGGAATTAAGTAGTGTAAAGTACCCACCAATTGAGTTAGATAGGTTAAAATAG
- a CDS encoding GHKL domain-containing protein, with amino-acid sequence MLNIMSELLLILSIFTPFIIFNGILTYKKENRHRSKIVFYILLLLIYIIAKLTRLFHIEEANAYNMITVLVIVLWAIYYNYFYKVGYVKYVILFYLFNVYYDLLVTVVSRNIFFIITGINASSKESLLVPYLENIKIDVYSNLFIIFIYILVCLIIKYLNKYLELLDSDKRNYIYLSLGLIVNLINIIISYVSKKLERFNLHSEQYILNYIVTPKLILASTIVLVLLFVKVIQDNKIKSQNEIMKNKLDMQYEHYLSVQESHMKVRKLYHDINNHISTIDNLKNNSEEVNEYISNLKGEIEEFKSIYNTGNMILDIIINEKSEICNKKGIKFICDINFSKVNFIKPMDVSSIFANILDNAIEACDKIHDDNINKYIRVKGTISKSYFVLKCENSKVNHIKVNKNIFLTDKIDKFKHGIGIQSIKSSLEKYEGEILFEDEKDKFTLNIYIPLNNNTDSWVH; translated from the coding sequence ATGTTAAATATTATGTCTGAGTTATTATTGATTTTATCAATATTTACGCCTTTTATCATATTCAATGGTATATTAACTTATAAAAAAGAAAATAGGCATAGGAGTAAAATTGTATTTTATATTCTATTGTTATTAATTTATATTATAGCAAAATTAACCAGGCTATTTCATATTGAAGAAGCTAATGCCTACAACATGATTACTGTTTTAGTAATTGTTTTGTGGGCAATTTACTATAATTATTTTTATAAGGTGGGATACGTTAAATATGTAATTTTATTTTATTTATTTAATGTATATTACGATTTACTTGTAACTGTTGTATCTAGAAATATATTTTTTATAATTACAGGAATTAATGCGTCATCGAAAGAATCTCTTTTAGTGCCTTACTTGGAGAATATAAAAATTGATGTTTATAGTAATCTCTTTATTATATTTATTTATATATTAGTTTGTTTAATAATTAAGTATCTTAACAAGTATTTAGAATTACTTGATAGTGATAAACGAAATTATATATACTTATCTTTAGGTCTAATAGTGAATTTAATTAATATAATAATAAGTTATGTATCAAAGAAACTTGAGCGATTTAATTTGCATTCAGAACAGTATATACTTAATTATATTGTAACGCCAAAGCTAATATTGGCCAGTACCATAGTCCTCGTATTATTGTTTGTAAAAGTAATACAAGACAATAAAATAAAATCTCAAAATGAAATAATGAAAAATAAGCTAGATATGCAATATGAGCATTACTTAAGTGTTCAAGAATCTCATATGAAAGTTAGGAAGCTTTATCATGATATAAACAATCATATTAGTACAATAGATAATCTTAAAAATAATAGTGAGGAAGTTAATGAGTATATAAGTAATTTAAAGGGTGAAATTGAAGAATTCAAATCTATTTATAATACAGGAAATATGATCTTAGATATTATAATTAATGAAAAAAGTGAAATATGCAATAAAAAAGGAATTAAATTTATCTGTGATATAAACTTTTCGAAAGTTAATTTTATAAAACCTATGGATGTATCTAGTATATTTGCTAACATTTTAGACAATGCCATAGAAGCCTGTGATAAAATTCATGATGATAATATTAATAAATATATTAGAGTTAAAGGAACTATATCGAAATCATATTTTGTGTTGAAATGCGAAAATAGTAAAGTTAATCATATCAAAGTTAATAAGAATATATTTTTGACAGATAAAATAGATAAATTCAAACATGGAATAGGAATTCAAAGTATTAAATCTTCTTTAGAAAAGTATGAAGGAGAAATATTATTTGAAGATGAAAAAGACAAATTTACATTAAATATATATATACCACTTAATAATAATACTGACAGTTGGGTTCATTAA
- a CDS encoding LytR/AlgR family response regulator transcription factor translates to MIKIGICEDEKEMQDLIESHLQNLLKNREYKIEKYISGEELLQANFEDIDILLLDIQMGKLSGMDTARRIREVNSKMEIIFITSLIDYVQEGYEVRAYRYLLKPIELEELKKHVLNCINEIEKNKNHYILIKNKSNTYKIYSNEITYIEVQKKDMLIHTINKDFDVRYSLEKVEKDLNLDKFVRCHKSFLVNLTYVENIKSNIAILESGEEVPISRYRYKEVKEKFLRFIGDEIC, encoded by the coding sequence ATGATTAAAATAGGAATTTGTGAAGATGAAAAAGAAATGCAGGACCTAATAGAAAGTCATCTTCAAAATCTATTAAAAAACAGAGAATATAAAATAGAAAAATATATTAGTGGAGAAGAACTATTACAAGCTAATTTTGAAGATATAGATATTTTACTTCTTGATATACAAATGGGAAAACTAAGTGGAATGGACACGGCAAGAAGAATTAGAGAAGTAAACAGTAAAATGGAAATAATTTTTATAACTTCTTTAATAGATTATGTGCAAGAAGGATATGAGGTAAGAGCTTATAGGTATTTGCTAAAACCAATAGAATTAGAAGAATTAAAAAAGCATGTTTTAAATTGTATTAATGAAATTGAAAAAAATAAAAATCATTATATTTTAATAAAGAACAAATCTAATACATACAAGATTTACTCAAATGAAATAACATATATAGAAGTTCAAAAAAAGGATATGTTAATACATACAATTAATAAGGATTTTGATGTAAGGTATAGCTTAGAAAAAGTAGAAAAGGACTTAAATTTAGATAAATTTGTAAGATGTCATAAAAGTTTTTTAGTTAACTTAACTTATGTGGAAAATATAAAATCAAATATTGCCATATTGGAAAGCGGAGAAGAAGTACCTATTAGTAGATATAGATATAAAGAGGTTAAGGAAAAATTTCTAAGATTTATTGGTGATGAGATATGTTAA
- a CDS encoding NAD(P)H-dependent oxidoreductase — MNTTVIVANPSTDSFSKSIMEKVLNTLKEKEKSYEIIDLYNDDFNPIMSEEDVKLYVKGETKDELVKKYQKILKETNQLVCIFPIWWNSCPAILKGFFDRVLLKEFAFTEQDKRPVGLLTNITSALVITTSETDTDYMVKELGNPIEATFMKGTLNMAGIDNVKWINENLADNNEESKNKFLDNIANYV; from the coding sequence ATGAATACAACAGTAATAGTAGCAAATCCATCTACTGACTCCTTTAGCAAAAGTATTATGGAAAAAGTACTAAATACACTAAAGGAAAAAGAAAAATCTTATGAAATAATAGATTTATATAATGATGATTTTAATCCCATAATGAGTGAAGAAGATGTTAAGCTTTATGTAAAAGGTGAAACTAAGGATGAATTGGTAAAGAAATACCAAAAAATATTAAAAGAAACAAATCAGTTAGTATGTATATTTCCTATATGGTGGAATAGTTGTCCAGCTATACTTAAAGGATTTTTTGATAGAGTATTACTAAAAGAGTTTGCATTTACAGAACAAGATAAAAGGCCTGTAGGACTTTTAACTAATATAACATCAGCATTAGTTATAACTACTTCAGAAACAGATACAGATTATATGGTAAAAGAGTTAGGAAATCCAATAGAAGCAACGTTTATGAAAGGAACACTAAATATGGCAGGAATTGACAATGTTAAATGGATAAATGAAAATTTAGCAGATAATAATGAAGAAAGTAAAAATAAATTTCTAGATAATATTGCAAACTATGTATAG
- a CDS encoding DUF421 domain-containing protein — MIDEILKVSLKSIISVSILFVLTKIMGKKQISQLTLFDYVVGISIGSISSELAIDDSISYIQGITGMIIYAIFPILLSIISLKSYLGRRILDGVPTILIQNGKINEGGLKKTKMNINDLLEECRLKDVFDIGDIEFAILETSGNISIQLKSINKPLTPKDLNIKTDYKGLCVNLIIDGKILDSHLKSIGKSNKWLKKQLHNKGVENLSDILLAYIDSSERVNIYLKNENIPTTPTL; from the coding sequence GTGATAGATGAAATATTAAAAGTGTCATTAAAATCCATAATATCAGTAAGTATACTATTTGTACTAACCAAAATCATGGGCAAAAAGCAAATATCACAACTGACATTATTTGATTATGTTGTAGGTATTTCAATTGGTTCAATATCTTCAGAACTAGCTATAGACGATTCTATTTCTTACATACAAGGTATAACAGGTATGATTATTTATGCTATTTTTCCCATATTACTTTCTATTATTAGTCTAAAGAGCTATTTAGGAAGAAGAATATTAGATGGAGTACCTACTATTTTAATTCAAAATGGTAAAATAAATGAAGGTGGATTAAAAAAGACTAAGATGAATATTAATGACCTGCTTGAAGAGTGTAGATTAAAAGATGTATTCGACATAGGAGATATTGAGTTTGCTATTTTGGAGACAAGTGGAAATATAAGTATTCAGCTTAAGTCTATAAATAAACCATTAACACCAAAGGATTTAAATATTAAAACTGATTATAAAGGTCTATGTGTAAATCTCATTATTGATGGAAAAATACTTGATAGTCATTTGAAATCCATAGGAAAGAGTAATAAATGGCTAAAAAAACAATTACACAACAAAGGTGTTGAAAATTTATCAGATATTTTGCTTGCTTATATTGATAGCTCAGAAAGGGTTAATATATATTTAAAGAATGAAAATATTCCTACTACACCTACACTTTAG
- a CDS encoding hydrogenase maturation nickel metallochaperone HypA, producing the protein MHELGVVIEVVKTVEKVAVENDLAKIEKLVLQIGELSSMIPKYIEACYPAAIENTILQNTELEIEVMPGNGMCKSCNKVFNIKENKGVCPHCDSKVWDLLSGKEFIIKEIVAY; encoded by the coding sequence TTGCATGAACTAGGAGTAGTAATTGAAGTTGTTAAAACTGTGGAAAAAGTTGCAGTAGAAAATGACTTAGCTAAAATAGAAAAATTAGTATTGCAAATTGGAGAATTATCATCAATGATTCCTAAATATATAGAAGCTTGTTATCCAGCAGCAATAGAAAATACAATATTGCAAAACACAGAGCTAGAAATAGAAGTTATGCCAGGAAATGGTATGTGTAAAAGTTGTAATAAAGTATTTAATATAAAAGAAAACAAAGGAGTATGTCCACATTGCGACAGTAAAGTTTGGGACTTACTCAGTGGAAAAGAGTTTATAATTAAAGAAATAGTAGCATACTAA
- a CDS encoding DUF5692 family protein, which yields MGILYEQMTFQGWAIFLFVLLALMAFNELGRSTKWTGILLFIIVPTFLTIYVWPTTAAAGNEYGTGTWFNWVKTYSALAGCVWFMAIRYIPSLQKKKWALALPAIILAVNILEAAIRDFQIFSYGLTGGGVVDNLWTISGPWNIMNGIAGILNIITICGWCGIFISKDKTKDMIWPDMIWAWIIAYDLWNFAYTYNCISDHSIYCGAALLLSCTIPTFFIKKGAWLQHRAQTLALWIMFVMTVPQFADRIAPVATTHNPTAFFVVSLVSLVANAALAIYQFSKIRKNKLNPLKDEIYRQSNAYREVAFENK from the coding sequence ATGGGAATTTTATATGAACAGATGACATTTCAGGGATGGGCAATATTCCTATTTGTATTATTAGCACTTATGGCTTTTAATGAACTTGGAAGATCAACAAAATGGACGGGAATATTGTTATTTATAATAGTACCTACATTTTTAACAATTTATGTATGGCCAACTACGGCAGCTGCAGGAAATGAATATGGAACAGGAACTTGGTTTAACTGGGTAAAAACATATTCTGCACTAGCTGGATGTGTTTGGTTTATGGCAATTAGATATATACCATCTTTACAAAAGAAAAAATGGGCACTAGCTTTACCAGCAATTATTTTAGCAGTTAACATATTAGAAGCTGCAATAAGAGATTTTCAAATATTCAGTTATGGATTAACTGGAGGAGGAGTAGTTGACAATCTTTGGACTATTTCTGGACCATGGAACATTATGAATGGTATAGCAGGAATATTAAACATAATCACAATATGTGGTTGGTGTGGAATATTCATATCAAAAGATAAAACAAAGGATATGATATGGCCAGATATGATATGGGCATGGATAATAGCTTACGATTTATGGAACTTTGCTTATACTTATAACTGTATATCAGATCACTCTATTTATTGTGGAGCCGCATTATTACTTTCATGTACTATACCAACATTCTTTATTAAAAAAGGAGCTTGGTTACAACATCGTGCTCAAACATTAGCTCTTTGGATTATGTTTGTTATGACTGTACCGCAATTTGCTGATAGAATAGCACCAGTTGCTACAACACATAACCCTACAGCATTCTTTGTAGTAAGTTTAGTATCTTTAGTAGCTAATGCAGCTTTAGCTATTTATCAATTTAGCAAAATAAGAAAAAATAAACTTAATCCTTTAAAGGATGAAATTTATAGACAGTCAAATGCTTATAGAGAAGTAGCTTTTGAAAATAAGTAG
- a CDS encoding FAD-dependent oxidoreductase, translated as MAVKEKVLQFANQVSGKKPGSRGYFGVEDARYKILEPVVTDEMAEVLLCMKIRQKTTAEKVAPLCGKSVERCSELLLELSEIGVVFVNEIDGVDTFWYETWVPGIMEMMVNKKDQAKKYPQIPKAFHDYGVENGPRSTGSFPPGVGLMRVIPIETAIDGETRRASYEEISKYLNDSDKFSVSDCSCRTARESMGEGCGHLKEDMCIQLGHAAEYYIRTGRGREITREEAFEIIKRAEENGLMHQIPNLDGSGKTHAICNCCGCSCLALKGANMFANSDMVRSNYVSKVDKDKCVACGECVVNCPTNALKLGQKLCSSKPVVDKIERKETPRNTKWGPERWNEDYRTNREDVVESGTSPCKTACPAHIAVQGYIKLASQGRYKEALELIKKENPFPAICGRICPRKCESACTRGDIDSPLAIDEIKKFVAEQDLKEEHRFVPKKRHDYGKKIAIIGGGPAGLSCAYYLAIDGYKVTVFEKQKALGGMLTLGIPSFRLEKEVVNAEIEILRQMGVEFKTGVEVGKDITLDELRKEGYKAFYVAIGAQAGRRLNIEGEDAKGVIPGVEFVRDVNLGNDAKLNGKVVVIGGGNVAIDVARNAVRVGADSVEMFCLESREQMPALEEEIEEALEEDIVINNSYGPSKVITENGKVIGVEFKKCISVFDENGRFSPKFDEDNIKVVDADYVLISVGQSIDWGNLLDGSKVELNPNNTIKADSFTYQTNEPDIFAGGDSYTGPRFAIDAIAAGKQGAISIHRFVQPGQSLVNGRDRRDYHEFDKESLQIEGYDNTPRQKAEHKTDIKAKESFKDIRLTFTEEQMKKETERCLGCGATVVDEYMCVGCGQCTTKCKFDAISLVRKYDAEGLAYEELKPAVVKTTIKRQGRIVAKKVKDIFVK; from the coding sequence ATGGCAGTAAAAGAAAAGGTTCTTCAATTTGCAAATCAAGTGAGTGGAAAGAAGCCAGGATCTAGAGGGTATTTTGGTGTAGAAGATGCACGTTATAAAATTTTAGAACCTGTTGTAACGGATGAGATGGCAGAAGTTTTACTTTGTATGAAAATAAGACAAAAGACAACTGCAGAAAAGGTTGCACCTTTATGTGGTAAAAGTGTTGAAAGATGTAGTGAGCTTTTACTAGAATTATCAGAAATAGGTGTAGTATTTGTCAATGAAATAGATGGTGTAGATACTTTCTGGTATGAAACGTGGGTACCAGGAATTATGGAAATGATGGTTAATAAGAAGGATCAAGCAAAAAAATATCCACAAATTCCTAAGGCATTTCATGACTATGGAGTAGAAAATGGACCAAGATCTACAGGAAGTTTTCCTCCTGGAGTAGGGCTTATGCGTGTTATTCCAATAGAAACTGCCATAGATGGTGAAACAAGAAGAGCTTCTTATGAAGAAATATCAAAATATCTAAATGATAGTGATAAGTTCTCAGTATCAGATTGTTCATGTCGTACAGCAAGAGAAAGTATGGGCGAAGGATGTGGTCATCTAAAAGAAGACATGTGTATTCAATTAGGTCATGCAGCTGAATATTATATAAGAACAGGTAGAGGTAGAGAAATAACTAGGGAAGAAGCTTTTGAAATAATAAAAAGAGCAGAAGAAAACGGTTTGATGCACCAAATACCAAATTTAGATGGATCAGGAAAGACTCATGCCATATGCAACTGTTGTGGATGTTCTTGTTTAGCACTGAAAGGAGCAAATATGTTTGCAAATTCTGATATGGTACGTTCTAACTACGTATCTAAAGTAGACAAAGACAAATGTGTTGCTTGTGGTGAATGTGTAGTAAATTGTCCAACAAATGCTCTAAAACTTGGTCAAAAACTATGTTCTAGTAAACCTGTTGTAGATAAAATAGAAAGAAAAGAAACTCCAAGAAATACTAAGTGGGGACCAGAGAGATGGAATGAAGACTATAGAACCAATAGAGAGGATGTAGTAGAAAGTGGAACAAGTCCATGTAAAACTGCATGTCCTGCTCATATAGCTGTTCAAGGATATATAAAACTTGCTTCACAAGGAAGATACAAAGAAGCATTAGAACTTATAAAAAAAGAAAATCCATTCCCTGCAATATGTGGACGTATTTGTCCTAGAAAGTGTGAATCAGCTTGTACAAGAGGGGACATAGATTCACCACTTGCCATAGACGAAATCAAAAAGTTTGTAGCTGAACAAGATTTAAAAGAAGAGCATAGATTTGTTCCTAAAAAGAGACATGATTATGGTAAAAAGATTGCAATTATAGGTGGTGGTCCAGCAGGACTTTCATGTGCTTATTACTTAGCTATAGACGGATATAAAGTAACAGTATTTGAAAAACAAAAGGCTCTAGGAGGTATGTTGACTCTAGGAATTCCTTCTTTCAGACTAGAAAAAGAAGTAGTTAATGCAGAGATAGAAATACTAAGACAAATGGGTGTAGAATTTAAAACAGGGGTAGAAGTAGGTAAAGACATTACTTTGGATGAATTAAGAAAAGAAGGATATAAAGCTTTCTACGTGGCAATAGGGGCACAAGCTGGTAGAAGATTAAATATAGAAGGTGAAGATGCAAAAGGGGTTATCCCAGGGGTAGAATTTGTACGTGATGTTAATTTAGGAAATGATGCAAAACTTAATGGAAAAGTAGTAGTTATCGGTGGCGGAAATGTTGCTATAGACGTGGCAAGAAATGCCGTAAGAGTAGGAGCAGACAGTGTAGAAATGTTCTGTTTAGAAAGTCGTGAACAAATGCCAGCTTTAGAGGAAGAAATTGAAGAGGCATTAGAAGAAGATATAGTAATAAACAACTCTTACGGACCAAGTAAAGTAATTACAGAAAATGGAAAAGTAATAGGTGTAGAATTCAAGAAATGTATTTCTGTATTTGATGAGAATGGAAGATTCTCTCCAAAGTTTGATGAAGATAATATAAAAGTAGTAGATGCAGACTATGTTTTAATTTCAGTAGGTCAAAGTATAGACTGGGGTAATTTATTAGACGGTAGCAAAGTAGAGTTAAATCCTAACAATACAATTAAAGCAGATTCATTCACTTATCAAACAAATGAACCAGATATATTTGCTGGAGGAGATTCATATACTGGTCCAAGATTTGCAATTGATGCCATAGCAGCAGGCAAACAAGGTGCTATATCAATTCATCGTTTTGTTCAACCAGGGCAAAGTTTAGTAAATGGGCGTGATAGAAGAGATTATCATGAATTTGATAAAGAAAGTTTACAAATAGAAGGATATGACAATACACCAAGACAAAAAGCTGAGCATAAAACAGATATAAAAGCAAAAGAATCATTCAAAGATATTCGTCTTACTTTTACAGAAGAACAAATGAAAAAAGAAACAGAAAGATGTTTAGGTTGTGGTGCAACTGTTGTTGATGAATATATGTGCGTAGGATGTGGTCAATGTACTACTAAATGTAAATTTGATGCCATATCTTTAGTTAGAAAATATGACGCAGAAGGCTTAGCTTATGAAGAGCTTAAACCAGCAGTAGTTAAAACAACTATAAAACGTCAAGGTAGAATTGTAGCTAAGAAAGTTAAGGATATATTTGTAAAATAA
- the hypB gene encoding hydrogenase nickel incorporation protein HypB codes for MDKYKVIEIKESVFSNNDEQADLLRADLKKDKTFLLNLMSSPGSGKTTTVLRTIESLKDEMRIGVMEADIDSDVDAATVSKTGAKVIQLHTGGMCHLDADMTKQGLVELGTEDIDFAILENVGNLVCPAEFDTGSSKNAMILSVPEGHDKPLKYPLMFSIVDVVLINKIDAMEYFDFDLDLVKEYIKKLNPNIKVIPISAKTGEGMDEWIDWVRQEVKEWNN; via the coding sequence ATGGATAAATACAAAGTAATCGAGATAAAGGAAAGTGTTTTCAGTAATAATGACGAACAAGCAGATTTACTTAGAGCAGACTTAAAAAAAGACAAGACTTTTTTATTAAATTTAATGTCTTCTCCAGGTTCAGGTAAGACTACTACAGTTCTAAGAACTATTGAATCCTTAAAAGATGAAATGAGAATAGGTGTTATGGAAGCAGATATAGATTCTGATGTGGATGCTGCAACTGTATCAAAAACAGGAGCAAAAGTAATACAGTTACATACAGGTGGAATGTGCCATCTTGATGCAGACATGACAAAGCAAGGTTTAGTAGAGCTTGGAACTGAAGATATAGATTTTGCAATATTAGAAAATGTAGGTAATTTAGTATGCCCAGCAGAATTTGATACTGGTTCTTCAAAAAATGCCATGATACTTAGTGTACCAGAGGGACATGATAAACCTTTAAAATATCCTTTAATGTTTTCAATTGTTGACGTTGTTTTAATAAATAAAATTGATGCTATGGAATATTTTGATTTTGATTTAGATTTAGTAAAAGAATATATTAAAAAATTAAATCCAAATATAAAAGTTATACCAATATCAGCAAAAACTGGTGAAGGTATGGATGAATGGATTGACTGGGTAAGACAAGAAGTAAAAGAGTGGAATAATTAA
- a CDS encoding TetR/AcrR family transcriptional regulator, which yields MEKLTDRQRQAIATKIRITQVATELFKVKGFESVKIQDICQAAEISTGAFYHHFKSKMEIINTAYEQVDILVMDRFESKDFSSNLDKLLFLLCEGAKMMEELGWVFVGEIYKNLLSIEGKYSTKPDRHIALKVKSIVEDSLKSGELDNSISPTNLTMIIMRISRGAIFDWCLYQGSYDLESRMESDLNLILSNFKPKNSN from the coding sequence ATGGAAAAATTAACAGATAGACAAAGGCAAGCTATTGCCACTAAAATTAGAATTACACAAGTAGCCACTGAACTTTTTAAGGTAAAGGGGTTTGAAAGTGTAAAAATTCAAGATATTTGCCAAGCTGCGGAAATTTCAACAGGAGCTTTTTATCATCACTTTAAGTCAAAGATGGAAATAATTAATACAGCTTATGAACAAGTAGATATATTAGTTATGGATAGATTTGAATCAAAAGATTTTTCTTCTAACCTGGATAAATTATTATTTCTGTTATGTGAAGGTGCTAAGATGATGGAGGAACTTGGATGGGTATTTGTAGGAGAAATATACAAAAACTTACTTTCCATTGAGGGAAAATACTCTACAAAACCTGATCGACATATTGCACTAAAGGTTAAATCTATTGTTGAAGATTCACTTAAAAGTGGAGAGTTAGATAATTCTATTTCTCCTACAAACTTAACTATGATAATAATGAGAATCTCCAGAGGTGCTATATTTGATTGGTGTCTTTACCAAGGAAGTTATGATCTTGAATCTAGAATGGAATCTGACTTAAATTTAATACTTTCTAATTTTAAACCAAAAAATTCAAATTAA
- a CDS encoding DUF5692 family protein, giving the protein MFLFEAQPMSNWLMLLLVFAVLMLLNEFSRRWKWAGFACFLVLPIILTVFVWPKTTKGTSVGTWFHFAKVYSALAGCMGFWLIRYVKGAINHKWVLYFPPLILAINIMEAVIRDFQIGGLGYNAQIFEGMMVTSGSWNYMNGIAGILNIITITGWLGICISKKKSKDMLWPDMCWFWIIAYDLWNFAYTYNCLGDHAWYCGIALLFAPTVCAFIFGKGAWLQHRAHTLAFWVMFAMTVPSFIDQSQFSVKASQNTTALFIVSLIALLANIAVFVYMVYKARKTKTNPYTSELYTDLDCYKEIKSLA; this is encoded by the coding sequence ATGTTTTTATTTGAAGCACAGCCAATGAGCAATTGGCTAATGTTATTATTAGTATTCGCAGTACTTATGCTGCTTAATGAATTCAGTCGTCGCTGGAAGTGGGCAGGATTCGCATGTTTTTTAGTATTACCTATAATTTTAACAGTTTTTGTATGGCCTAAAACTACAAAAGGCACAAGTGTTGGAACATGGTTCCACTTTGCAAAAGTTTATTCAGCTTTAGCTGGATGTATGGGATTTTGGTTAATTCGCTATGTGAAAGGTGCAATTAATCATAAATGGGTTTTATATTTCCCACCTTTAATCCTTGCAATTAACATTATGGAAGCAGTTATACGTGATTTCCAAATTGGTGGATTAGGCTATAATGCTCAAATTTTTGAAGGTATGATGGTAACTAGTGGTTCTTGGAATTATATGAATGGTATAGCAGGTATTTTAAATATTATAACTATCACTGGTTGGCTTGGAATTTGTATTAGCAAGAAGAAAAGTAAAGATATGTTATGGCCAGATATGTGTTGGTTCTGGATTATAGCTTATGATTTATGGAACTTTGCTTATACATACAACTGTTTAGGAGATCATGCTTGGTATTGTGGTATAGCCTTATTATTTGCACCTACTGTATGTGCATTTATATTTGGAAAAGGTGCTTGGTTGCAACACCGTGCTCATACTCTTGCATTTTGGGTAATGTTTGCTATGACTGTACCATCATTTATAGACCAATCACAATTCTCAGTAAAAGCATCACAAAATACAACTGCATTATTTATAGTAAGTTTAATTGCTTTACTTGCAAATATAGCAGTATTTGTTTATATGGTTTACAAAGCTAGAAAAACTAAGACAAATCCATATACAAGTGAACTTTATACTGATTTAGATTGTTATAAAGAAATAAAATCTTTAGCTTAA